A single genomic interval of Megalobrama amblycephala isolate DHTTF-2021 linkage group LG15, ASM1881202v1, whole genome shotgun sequence harbors:
- the ric8a gene encoding synembryn-A isoform X1, producing the protein MKMDLNAIIEKMETGDQDAALTALQTYNKEKSQCFLFTPGEEEDREDGHLKERLGELVLGFLERDLQPSCQLACLETIRILSRDKKSLAPFATRHAMQILIRHAGLGQGEGVTPEIPDLEVIVEALKCLCNIVFNSEAAQEAGAELQLITGLAERLKQCREPQWNHDVRFFDLRLTFLITALRVDVRAQLARELRGVSLLSEALDATLGLCWPDMYEVARAGFDGCSDLPPLGRQETERAMEILKILFNVTFDSNRRKVDEEEAATYRHLGAILRHCIMSTSEGEERTEEMHSHTVNLLGNLPLPCLDVLLMPKVQQGSIEYMGVNMDAVKVLLEFMEKRLDRGNKLKETLLPSLNLLTESARIHRETRKFLRMKVLPPLRDVKNRPEVGNALRNKLVRLMTHIDTDVKHCAAEFLFVLCKESVSRFIKYTGYGNAAGLLAARGLMRGGRDPGHYSEDEDSDTEEYREAKPHINPVTGRVEEEQPNPMEGMTEEQKEYEAMKLVNMFDKLSREQVIQPMKIGADGKMTSLEPQELHYLARQQFGESNNSDSDSDTN; encoded by the exons aaATCACAGTGCTTTTTGTTTACCCCTGGGGAAGAGGAAGACAGAGAG GATGGACATTTGAAAGAG CGTCTGGGTGAGTTAGTGTTGGGCTTCCTGGAGAGAGACCTCCAGCCGTCCTGTCAGCTGGCCTGCCTGGAAACCATCCGCATCCTGTCCCGTGACAAGAAGAGCCTGGCTCCCTTCGCCACCCGCCACGCCATGCAGATCCTGATCCGACATGCCGGCCTCGGGCAGGGCGAGGGCGTCACGCCTGAGATCCCGGACCTGGAGGTGATCGTGGAGGCCCTGAAGTGCTTGTGCAACATCGTGTTCAACAGCGAGGCGGCTCAGGAGGCGGGGGCGGAGCTCCAGCTGATCACGGGATTGGCCGAGAGGCTCAAGCAGTGCCGTGAGCCACAGTGGAACCACGACGTGCGATTCTTCGACCTGCGCCTCACGTTTTTGATCACCGCCCTGAGAGTGGACGTGAGAGCCCAGCTGGCACGCGAGCTGAGGGGTGTTAGTCTGCTGTCGGAGGCTCTGGACGCCACGCTCGGCCTCTGCTGGCCTGACATGTACGAGGTGGCCCGTGCGGGCTTTGACGGCTGCTCAGATCTGCCCCCGCTGGGGAGACAGGAGACGGAGCGAGCCATGGAGATCCTGAAGATCCTCTTTAATGTCACCTTTGATTCCAACCGCCGCAAGGTGGACGAG GAAGAAGCAGCCACTTACAGACACCTGGGTGCCATACTGAGACACTGCATCATGAGCACCTCAGAGGGAGAGGAGCGCACGGAGGAGATGCACAG CCACACGGTGAACCTGCTGGGGAACCTGCCGCTTCCGTGTCTTGACGTCTTACTGATGCCTAAAGTCCAGCAGGGCTCTATCGAGTACATGGGCGTCAACATGGACGCCGTGAAGGTGCTGCTGGAGTTTATGGAGAAAAGACTCGACCGG GGAAACAAGCTGAAGGAAACCTTGCTGCCCTCATTAAATCTACTAACAGAGAGCGCTCGCATCCACAGAGAGACCAGGAAGTTTTTACGAATGAAG GTGCTTCCCCCATTACGAGATGTCAAAAACAGACCTGAGGTCGGTAACGCTTTACGGAACAAGCTAGTGCGTCTAATGACACACATAGACACGGACGTGAAGCACTGTGCAGCTGAGTTCCTGTTTGTGCTGTGCAAGGAGAGTG TTTCCAGGTTTATCAAGTACACGGGTTACGGTAACGCGGCCGGGCTGCTGGCCGCTCGGGGACTAATGAGAGGCGGCCGAGACCCTGGACATTACTCTGAAGATGAGGACAGCGATACTGAGGAGTACAGAGAGGCAAAACCTCA TATCAATCCAGTGACTGGCCGTGTGGAGGAGGAGCAGCCCAACCCGATGGAGGGAATGACCGAAGAACAGAAAGAATATGAAGCCATGAAACTGGTCAACATGTTCGACAAACTCTCTAG GGAGCAGGTGATCCAGCCAATGAAAATTGGAGCTGATGGTAAAATGACTTCATTGGAACCACAGGAGCTTCATTATTTAGCCCGCCAACAGTTCGGAGAGTCCAATAATTCTGACAGTGACAGCGACACAAACTAA
- the ric8a gene encoding synembryn-A isoform X2: MKMDLNAIIEKMETGDQDAALTALQTYNKEKSQCFLFTPGEEEDRERLGELVLGFLERDLQPSCQLACLETIRILSRDKKSLAPFATRHAMQILIRHAGLGQGEGVTPEIPDLEVIVEALKCLCNIVFNSEAAQEAGAELQLITGLAERLKQCREPQWNHDVRFFDLRLTFLITALRVDVRAQLARELRGVSLLSEALDATLGLCWPDMYEVARAGFDGCSDLPPLGRQETERAMEILKILFNVTFDSNRRKVDEEEAATYRHLGAILRHCIMSTSEGEERTEEMHSHTVNLLGNLPLPCLDVLLMPKVQQGSIEYMGVNMDAVKVLLEFMEKRLDRGNKLKETLLPSLNLLTESARIHRETRKFLRMKVLPPLRDVKNRPEVGNALRNKLVRLMTHIDTDVKHCAAEFLFVLCKESVSRFIKYTGYGNAAGLLAARGLMRGGRDPGHYSEDEDSDTEEYREAKPHINPVTGRVEEEQPNPMEGMTEEQKEYEAMKLVNMFDKLSREQVIQPMKIGADGKMTSLEPQELHYLARQQFGESNNSDSDSDTN; this comes from the exons aaATCACAGTGCTTTTTGTTTACCCCTGGGGAAGAGGAAGACAGAGAG CGTCTGGGTGAGTTAGTGTTGGGCTTCCTGGAGAGAGACCTCCAGCCGTCCTGTCAGCTGGCCTGCCTGGAAACCATCCGCATCCTGTCCCGTGACAAGAAGAGCCTGGCTCCCTTCGCCACCCGCCACGCCATGCAGATCCTGATCCGACATGCCGGCCTCGGGCAGGGCGAGGGCGTCACGCCTGAGATCCCGGACCTGGAGGTGATCGTGGAGGCCCTGAAGTGCTTGTGCAACATCGTGTTCAACAGCGAGGCGGCTCAGGAGGCGGGGGCGGAGCTCCAGCTGATCACGGGATTGGCCGAGAGGCTCAAGCAGTGCCGTGAGCCACAGTGGAACCACGACGTGCGATTCTTCGACCTGCGCCTCACGTTTTTGATCACCGCCCTGAGAGTGGACGTGAGAGCCCAGCTGGCACGCGAGCTGAGGGGTGTTAGTCTGCTGTCGGAGGCTCTGGACGCCACGCTCGGCCTCTGCTGGCCTGACATGTACGAGGTGGCCCGTGCGGGCTTTGACGGCTGCTCAGATCTGCCCCCGCTGGGGAGACAGGAGACGGAGCGAGCCATGGAGATCCTGAAGATCCTCTTTAATGTCACCTTTGATTCCAACCGCCGCAAGGTGGACGAG GAAGAAGCAGCCACTTACAGACACCTGGGTGCCATACTGAGACACTGCATCATGAGCACCTCAGAGGGAGAGGAGCGCACGGAGGAGATGCACAG CCACACGGTGAACCTGCTGGGGAACCTGCCGCTTCCGTGTCTTGACGTCTTACTGATGCCTAAAGTCCAGCAGGGCTCTATCGAGTACATGGGCGTCAACATGGACGCCGTGAAGGTGCTGCTGGAGTTTATGGAGAAAAGACTCGACCGG GGAAACAAGCTGAAGGAAACCTTGCTGCCCTCATTAAATCTACTAACAGAGAGCGCTCGCATCCACAGAGAGACCAGGAAGTTTTTACGAATGAAG GTGCTTCCCCCATTACGAGATGTCAAAAACAGACCTGAGGTCGGTAACGCTTTACGGAACAAGCTAGTGCGTCTAATGACACACATAGACACGGACGTGAAGCACTGTGCAGCTGAGTTCCTGTTTGTGCTGTGCAAGGAGAGTG TTTCCAGGTTTATCAAGTACACGGGTTACGGTAACGCGGCCGGGCTGCTGGCCGCTCGGGGACTAATGAGAGGCGGCCGAGACCCTGGACATTACTCTGAAGATGAGGACAGCGATACTGAGGAGTACAGAGAGGCAAAACCTCA TATCAATCCAGTGACTGGCCGTGTGGAGGAGGAGCAGCCCAACCCGATGGAGGGAATGACCGAAGAACAGAAAGAATATGAAGCCATGAAACTGGTCAACATGTTCGACAAACTCTCTAG GGAGCAGGTGATCCAGCCAATGAAAATTGGAGCTGATGGTAAAATGACTTCATTGGAACCACAGGAGCTTCATTATTTAGCCCGCCAACAGTTCGGAGAGTCCAATAATTCTGACAGTGACAGCGACACAAACTAA